CTTGATTTCAGGGGAGCACTACAGTGCGCGGCAGAAGCGCCGCCACGCATCGCTGCCAAATTGAGCCCCGTGATCAGAGTGAATCAGGACATGCTGGGGCTTGCATCGGCGTACAGCCATGAGGAGTGCATCCAGCATGAGAGCTTGAGCCAGCATGGGCTTGGTAGACCAGCCGGCAATGCGGCGAGAGTCCAGGTCTATCACGACGGCCAAATAGAGCCAGCCTTCCCATGTGCGCCCGTATGTTGGACTGGGGGACGGTAAACCCTCGTTCCAGCGTATTGGGCGTCAGGAGTGATGCGGGGATTCTGGTGTACTGGGGCGTTTGGTAACCGTATCGGGCTTTCAGGTTGTTGGCCCTCATGATCCGAGCCACACGATACTTGCGACATGTCCCCCCCCCCCCTTCGCGCAAATCGAGAACGATCCGCGGGGCGCCGTAGATGCCATGGCTCGCCAGAATAGGCTGCGCGGATCAGGCAAGCAGCCGCTGGTCCTCCACCGCTCGATTGGAGAGCGGGTTCCGTACCCATCATTGATAGAACCCGCTACGCGAGACGTCGAGGAGGCGGCACATCATGGCCGTATCAAACTCTCGGCGATGGGCTTTGATGAACGTGTATTGCAGTCGGACATGCTGCGATTTCCATCGATGGCCCCTTGGTCGTCCCCCTTGTTCTCACGACACCCTAAGGTGTCCGTGAAAGCCTGGGAAGTCCACACCTGGCTATGCAATGGCTGCCCACCCTTCGTACTCGGTTGGGGAGTGATAGCGGAGGGTGGAGTACCGTCGCTGCCGATTGTAGAACACCCCGAGGTATTCGAAGATATCCTGCGCGGCTTCGTCTCGTATGGTACAGGGCTGATGGTATACAAGCTCATGTCTGAGCGTTCTGCGGAAACTTTTGACGAAGGCGTTGTCCTAGCAGTTGTCTTTGTGGCTCATGCTGGGAATGAGATCGTCCGTGGTGAGTTAGGAACTGGTAGCTTGTCACGGCATACTGACTGCCGCGTCCGAATGGTGCTTGAGCTCGGCCGTGGGAGTTCGGTTCGCCAAGCCCCGCGAGGGCCAGCTCGGCTAACTCAACCGCTAATCGCTGACCTGTGGTCCAGCCGACCGCCAGGCGTGGATACAGATCAAGTAGAACCTCCAGATAGAGCCATCCTTCCAGGGCCTAGATGTGGATGAGAACGTCATCCCATGCCTGTTGGGTGCCTTGACTGTGAAGGCCAGGCCAAGGGCGTTCGCCGCAAACAGGGAGTCGATACTGGAGCGCGGGTGTCTGTAATATATCGAGGGAAGGTCTCATCTCTATTGCTAACTGATTGGAATATATCAATCGGACAAATGTGCCGGTGATGAACACACTAAAACCATA
The Nitrospira sp. genome window above contains:
- a CDS encoding DDE-type integrase/transposase/recombinase — encoded protein: MAVVIDLDSRRIAGWSTKPMLAQALMLDALLMAVRRCKPQHVLIHSDHGAQFGSDAWRRFCRAL